CCTTGAGAGTAGTCAGTATGTCACCTAACCTCCAGACATACTAATTTAAAGTAGACAGGCTAATGTCAGTTTGTGGtggtgtgacagtgagccagcatgcacaataccaggaACCTGaaaacatcattcattttattatttacacctgtgcttttcctattgtgacatgtcaaaatgtctctgGTGTGAGTCAACAGGGAATTCATAGACATGAGACAGAAAAGTGGCAACAGACTGTACCTGTTGATTTAGCTCCATGATCTCAGCGTCACTGCCACCGTTTCTAGACAAAGTTGGATTCTTCCTCAGGGCTGGAGTGTTGTGTTGGACCCGCTGTGGTGCTGGCATGTTTTTGGGAACTGTTGGAGATGTCCTCTGTGGTCCTGGAGTGGTCAGAgatgtttatcattttaattgaaaGGGAATTATAGCATTTCTACTTGCTTTGTGACAGTTGTGGCGATGGATATAGCACATTATAGAGACCTGATGTCATCAGCATACACGTTAGgctaatgtgtgtttaatatgCCGCTTCAGTGAATGGATTTATAATAGCTTTACCacaaaaatgatataaaagaaaCACTTTGGAAGTAGATTACCAGATTGTAAAAAGCCaaattatagattatatattaattatagaaatattttacaaaagcTAAATCTTACATGTACTTGAATGAACATCTTAAAAACTGTCCTGCCATACCTCTATAAGTGCTTAAGCAGAGGTGTTTCAAATAAACTCAAAACGAAACATGCCAACACGCATTATatcattttgaaagaaaaagtgCAAGTCATTCTGCCCATTTACAGCCACACTGCTTACAGTGACAAAGTCACAAAGCAGGCTTATCACACACTACAAGTCAGATTAGATTGTTCGCCATGATTTTCAAGCAAAAAGCtttcacagagacagagcaagGCTGGTCAGGCTGACGTTACTGTTGTTAGTAGAATGAGATTTCTTGTTTATCAGTTCAGCTGTCAAAGAGATGAAGCTACAACAGTGTTGCATCACCTGCTTGATGCAGTACACTGGAGAAAGAGTTCTACTTAATCGTTTGGTGTGTCTAATTGGAACTGTAAAAACAATTGGAGTTGCATGATGCTGATTTTCAATATTCATCAACCTCACTGAGGTGATACTACAATCCCACCAGTGAGTCAATCATACCTACATAGTGTCATGTTGCTTATGAATGCTGGGCAATGAGATGGATCTAAGAAGACAGCAGTCGTTCTGTGAATCGTGCTGCTCACACCACTTGCTTGCAGGGAGCGCTTTTGAGCCATCCAAAGCTCAGCAAGACCGTGCGGCAAAGGCAAAACTGTTTTGTTACCTTGATTTCTCTTTGGTTTGTGGATAAAGTGATCACCTGGGTTGGGGGCAGGGGCCACGTCTTGCCCCTGTCTGGCTAGTAAAGGGTCATACTCCTTCCCATCATAGTTGGCGTCGAAGAACTTCTTGAACCACTGCACGAATTCAAAGTTGTCCTGGAACTTCCCTTTTACAAGCTTTTCTACAGGAATTATCTGAAGAGTGGAAAAAGGAAATGCTTGCATGTGACACAACATGTATCTTGTGCTGCTGTTGTATGATGAggtaaattaaacaataaatccTTATCATAAACACAGAGTGGAATGCCTGATAATATGATAAGACGTTTAACCTTGTCAACACTCATCCTTTTGAAAGCTGCTTGAAGAACTTTGAAGTTGTGTATAGATTCATGCTCCAGCTTGGCTTGAAATTTGACCTTCTTCAGAAGGATGCAACCCGGAAACAACATGTCCATGAACTGGCAATATGCCGCTCCTGGAAAACACAGATACaactgcttgtttttgttgttgaggTCACAGTTGTCTTGCTCTGAACAGCCAGGAATGATCCCAGAGGTGTTGTGTAAAAACTCCCCTAATGACTACAGACACACTCTCTCAGCCTTACCTGAACATAGCTGTTCAATCTTGGTGTAGGTGAGATGCAAAGAATCGTTGACCCATGCCAGCATGTCATGTCGGCTGAGGTTGTCAATGGACACAGATGTGGCGTACACATTCACTGCCATCCCCTACCTGAAACACATcggtttgttgttgtttatggcAAAAACTGATAACAGATTCCAGTGAAATGTAGATGAAAGTTAGGCAATGAACTAAGGACTAAATGCTTCAACCAAATcataatcaaatatttaaaactgataGCCTCATCAATTCTTGATTGGCCATTGTATGTAAATGCAATGATTACTGTTATCATACCAAGTTAAGAAGTTGATATTTTGGCCTCCAACATCTTTGCACTTACCTCTATATCTACTCCATCAAGAACCACTTCTTCATCTTATTTAACTGGACTGCTTAGGGTATTTTGGGGCAACTAAATTATATAGTACGTTTTTATTAGAAGCATACCCTCTCTAGAAATGTTCCATCTCTTTTTCAAGGGGATCCTTAACATAAATGTCCAGAAGATACAGTACATAAAGCAAGTAAACAACACAAatgcactcacacatacatagataagAGGTTTAACAGGCCTAGTCACTCCTTCTTGCACTGATTCCCCCCCCAAAAATGCCacaatacatacagtaaatgtacacATACCCATACAAAGCTATGTTGATGCACATGCACATTAGTGACTAATTGTGGTCATTATAATTACTAGTAAATAATAAAGCCACTGGTACTTCTATACTTGAATTTTGAATTATTGCAATAATCTCACAGCTTTGCATCCCGAAATCATCCGAGAATCTCTctttgaatttcttttttgaGGGTTTCTGATAGTTTTTCCTCTGATTGGGCTGGATCAGAAACCTATGCTGTTTTAAAAGTCCATGGAGGCCTGTGATGTTGgccacacatttgtttttgtttttttactgtaaacacagaGCCTGAGAAGCAtctttagtttcagttttaatcTACAGACGTGTGGTGAGGGGTTGTGAGCTATAATCCTCTCGTAGATTAAACAGAAATATCCTGATGTTTGTGAGCAGCTTTACACATCTGGCAGCTCCAGTCTCCTCTGTGCTCACTTTGCTTGCCTACTAATACCTTCTGGTGGTGTCAtcatatacaaaaataaaaataaaaaagtaggcCTGTGTAACACCTTTGACATCATTTGACTCtgcaataaaaaatacacattaacacagaTGCAGACATAAACTGTGAGATAAGGGGTTTTGAGGTCAGGTGACAGTCAGAGAGAAATTACAGTATGCCACTCAACAGAATCACGCCTCCCTGCAAATTTGCACAACACTGGTTTCTGATGATGACACTGTATTGTGAATGCACCTTCAGCGGCGCGCACTAGACCAGCTTTTTCCCATGGGAGGGGGGGATTGGCTATTGCTTACATTTACTTGATTGTAACCTATAACCAACaataaactctttttttattcttataagACGCAACCACACAGATTCATCTACATTAACGCGCTTTGCAGTGGGTGCAATTTCTGATAAATATGGATTATTGTATCAAGACCGGACGCACGAATAAAGGAGTCAAATCTATTCTCCTTAAAATAATCTACTAGGGCCTATGAGAAGCTTCTGGTAATGACTGCAGCAAAAATATCTGGGTGCAAAAACAACGAAGTCCACCACTAACAAATGGGCGGGGGTCTGACATTTGTAGCCTGAGCTGAGAACAATAAATGTGCCCGTTATTTGCCGGGGTGCCGTTTGGTTAGAAAAGCCGCAACGCTGGGTTGCTGTTCTCCAAAGCGGCCCCCTCTACAGGCCTCCCTGAATACCTCAGGACTGACAGTGCACGGGAAAATATTCTCACTGCATGAAAATAAAGCACagctcccctcccctcctccccacccCTGAAGCAACCCACCCCCCTCTCACAAACAcgcacaaaacaaaaaaaggtgaaatagTCCAGGACAGGCCGACTCATGCGTTCATACTCACTGTATTCAGGAGTGTCTGTGTTGTTATCACCCTCGCTGTATTCCCTATGTCAATGCCCGGTGCTGTCGTCGTTGTCAGACCCTGCGCTGTGCAGTGCTTGCTTGGTAACGGGCCGCCCTGTCTGGGGCTGCAACAATCCAGCTCTGACTGCGCATGCGCCCGACTCCATGCTGTTAAAGGTTCATTATAAATAGGACTTTGGCCTGTACCAGCAAAGAGACACATGATGTGTGTGCGGTTGGATTTTTTTAGGCCTGCTAGTGACTGAGGTTTTCGAGAGGTCaggcaacaacacaaaaaaataccTCATGTTAATGTTTCATCTGCTGACGGATAAGatatgtggtggtggtggtggtggaagaagtacacATAATCTTATCTAAAGGAAATATGACACTGTAAAAATGCTCCAAGTGTTTAGTGCAAGTACAGAAGTATTATTAGGATTAAAAGTTATATACTGGAGTCTAATCTTATGGTAATACTCATTTCAAACAACTTTAAGTAATTACTCTTGCACTTATTAATATATTTAGCACATTTCTGATTCAATGTTATCATTATAAAGTTcataagatgttttttttttggggggggggggttggaggggcgTGATGATGTATATTGGTGAGGATCTATGGGATGGTTGTGGGGAttggtttttgttgttggtgATTCATGGCTGCAGACAATATCAATGCATGTATTCAatcatatgtacattttttacttaattattatttatgcttGTTGTAAGTGTACTATCTGGTTGCAGCCTCcacttgaaaaatgaaataaaagaaaaaacccaaaaaagtaaaaatgaccCCCGTTTTGCAGAAAAAATGTTCCTTCTGAGTGATAAATTGTTGTGTGTTACATTATCAGATTGAAATGCTGTTGCACCAATGCATAAAtagttttacttttctttgaaCTCTTCCAACTAGTCACAAGATTAATCTGAGTGGTTGTGAGACGATTAGTTGTTTTGGAAAAACTTGAAAGGAAGGCTCAGCTTCTctaatttgtgtttattttttatttactttttttttagtgaatTATGGGAGAGTTTTTATCTCCTTAGCCCTTGAAAGTCACTAATAATTACTGCAGtggattaaaaagtacaaaaatttgcctctgaaatgtagtgaaacAGCAGGCAGACACAGGACTCAGGTGACGATTTCATTGTGGTTTATTTGCACTCCAATCATGTGATAAAGAGCTgcaagaagaaggaaaaaaacagataaaggaAAGCAATGTGACAACACAGCGTTCAGCACCAGGAAAAAAATTGGAAAGGGGAAGACACAACAAGATTTAACAGGATCAAAAGGAAAATCTGTTCCAAAAAAAGTGATGCTGAAGGACTTTTATTGTAGCATGATGATCCTCTGGACATAACCTGATCTAAACAATTCTTGTTCTCCAGAGCTTTCAGTGGCATATGATGGCATTTGATCCCCTGAAGAAGTGACATTAATTGACTTTCAATACATCTTTACTGCTAAACTTCAATGTGAATGCTAAATAGGATCACCTCAGCTTCTCTATTCCTCACAGTGGTATGTTGCATTAGAAGTGTCAGTCTGAGAGGGACATTTTATACCCCGCTGTTTCAGAACAAATAAAGTGCCCTCTCTAAGAGAAATGACAGCGATCAACATGTCAGAGTTCAATATCTGTGTAGCGGCAGTGTGGGACGATGTGTTTGTGGGTGTCAGATAAGAAAAAGGCAGTTTGGGTGAGACTTTTTACTCTCACCCAAACTGCCTCACTATGTTGAGCTGCTGAGGCCTCTGGCAATGCCATTAGTTtagcaggtatttggtcataaaccaaaataaTGCACAAATTAAAGTTTTTACCTAATGATGGTGCTAGataaaagtcagaggatcatcaAAGATATTATAATTTATCCTTAAGGGCACGTGAATATCTGAAGCCatttcatggtaatccatccagtatttcAGTTTTGTGGTGGATCAACTGACTAATCAGTATCGCCATCTGTGAAAGACTTTAACAGAATAATGTATAACTCCATTACTCATGTTTTAGATTGTTAGTATAAAACCAAACTTGAATCTtgttgagtatgtgtgtgtttgtgcacagtTAAATATGTGTGCACATGCCTCTGCATACTCTAGCTGTGGGAGTAGAGATCCAAGGAAAGCAAATGGAAAATGTGGAATTAGATCGAATGCCTTTGCCTTGTGTGTTGAAGCACTTTTCcttggtgagtgtgtgtgtgtgtgtgtgtgtgtgtgtgtgtgtattcatggcCTCCTCTTGGCTGGGTCCATCCTTGCGTCAGAGGCCCTAATCTGGTCTTCTCCTCACAAAGCCTCTCTTTGATGTGATTCTGCTGCTTCCTGCtatgtttaaataaagctttacAATCAAATTGAGTCTGCCTCCATTGAACGCATTAGTGTTCAATAGCATTATTGATCAGGTTAGAATAATTCTACAAGTCTCTCTCTGAATTCGTCCCCGCCCCAAGGCTAAACCCCCTGCCTCGGCCTCAGCAGTGCTGCTTCAGAAGTGAAGCAGGGAGTTGAGGAGTCCTGGAAGGAACAAATACCCTCCAATGACTTTACCTCTCAATGGGTGATATGAGCCTCTTTTGAGGAAAGGTGGGATTGAATTTGTGATTTCCTGCTTGATCCTTTAATCCTTTAGTCCCTTTTCTTTcgtcaacaaaacaatatttaattctACAAATCCTTATTTTACCCAGTCAGGGTCGTCAGGTCACTTGTTAGTTTGCAGGAAGCATCCTGAACTAAGTTAAAGGAAAAGTAATTTAATTTGGGAAAGACACTTGGCTTTCTTGCCATGAGCTTGCTTAGAAGATCGATGCTGCTGCAGTAAAAATGTTGCTGGAGACAGCAGCCAATTAGCTTAGTTCTGCATAAAGCCTGGTaacagggggggggggccaGCCTTTCTCTATTCAAAGGTAACGAAATCCACCTACTAGCACCTCAAAAGctcattaataaatacattattctttttttgtttaatctgtgcAGACGAGTCTCCGCTAGTCTCCACATGATACAATATGTTAGTTAGTGAACTTTAGAGGTGTTGTTAGGTGGCTTTTTCTAACTTTGTACAGAACCAAGCTTGCTGTTTCCCttctttccagtctttatgctaagttaaTTGGCTGCTGGCTGCATACTTGATGGACAAATATAAGAGTGCTTTTCATCTGACTCTGTGCAGTaaagtgaataagcatattcccaaaatgttgaatattgtAATGCTGCATCTAATGATTATTTGCATTATCAATTAACCTGCCAATTATTTTCACGATgcatcaattaatcattttgtttataaaatgttagaaaatagaaaaaaatatctcTAACAATTTATTAAATCTCAAGGCAACATCTACAAATGCAAATCAAATCCAAATATTATCAGTGTACCGTAATGACACAGAATTTGAGATGCATGGTATCAATAATCTGTCAATATGTCAAGCTGATGCTCTCAGTCATCTCTTTCTGTACAGATAATTCTCCATGTGTCTTCAAAACTAGGAGAGTTGGTGCCCCTGTTCTTCACCTGCAGATTCTTGACAGGCgtgctctccttttttttctcttattgttCAAGATAAGACATTAACATAGTAAAAGCCATTAAttttacaaagtgatgaaacACAATGCAACTAAAACCTCAACTGGTGTATTTAAGGATGTAAGTATTTTTTGTAAACctccaaagaaaacaaaatcttCGTCAAAATGGGTAAGACAGCAGAGACACTCCACACTGGTGGTTTCATCATTCCTATCCCACTTCCATGCTATAAATAACCGTGTAACAATCTCATGCAATCAGCTAATCCTCACAGCTAAAGAGCAGCATTTGTCACTGTACGCGTTGGTTTTGGATAAAGGGGTGTGCTCTCCATCTGCCACGATATCTAAAAACAGAGCTGTGGATTCTGTTTTATAGTGATCTCAGTGTTTTAATTATATACACTCTATTAACAATAactaacaataaaacaaagcagTTAAACCACTTATAATATGACTAAACTGTTTTATATTAGTCTCAGATTTAATTCAGCCATACAAGTGTAATACCAATAGTTTACCAGCAGATGCTGCTATTTTGACTGTATCAGATATTTAGAAACAGTGAACCATTTTCAATTGCTTGAGTCAGTGCTTCGGAAAGCTTCATTTCTCATTACTAGCCTCTACAATCCAGCTCTGACTGCGCATGTGC
This is a stretch of genomic DNA from Scomber japonicus isolate fScoJap1 chromosome 16, fScoJap1.pri, whole genome shotgun sequence. It encodes these proteins:
- the mapre3a gene encoding microtubule-associated protein RP/EB family member 3a, with protein sequence MAVNVYATSVSIDNLSRHDMLAWVNDSLHLTYTKIEQLCSGAAYCQFMDMLFPGCILLKKVKFQAKLEHESIHNFKVLQAAFKRMSVDKIIPVEKLVKGKFQDNFEFVQWFKKFFDANYDGKEYDPLLARQGQDVAPAPNPGPQRTSPTVPKNMPAPQRVQHNTPALRKNPTLSRNGGSDAEIMELNQQLMELKLTVDGLEKERDFYFSKLRDIELICQEHESENNPILSRIIDILYATEDGFAPPEDEDLDEQAHLDQDEY